The Lacerta agilis isolate rLacAgi1 chromosome 14, rLacAgi1.pri, whole genome shotgun sequence sequence TCTCTGTAGAACCAAGCCTTCAAactcccatgtacttctttctgAGCAACCTATCCTTCCTAGATATCTGCCAGACTACAACCACTATTCCACAGATAATACTACATCTGATCTCAGGGACAAATGCCATCTCACATGAAAGATGCATGATGCAACTCTTTTTCCTTGTTTTATTCATTGGTGCTGAGGCACTCCTGTTGGCTGCCATGGCTTATGATCGTTACGTTGCCATCTGCAATCCTCTCCGCTATAATGTGGTCATGAATTACAAACTCTGTGCCCAACTGGTGTCAGCTTCTTGGTTCACAAGTTCACTCAATGCCACCATCCACACCCTTTTCACATTGCGCCTGCCCCTTTGTGGTATCAATAAGATCAACTACTTCTTCTGTGACATCTCTCCTCTCCTAGCTATCTCCTGCGGAGATATTTCTGGCAATATtattgccatgctggctgctagCCCTGTAATGGGCATTGGACCAGGTATGTGTGTCCTCCTTTCCTATATTCACATCATCTTGAGGGTTCTGAAAATGCATTCTTCCTCTGGGATGAGGAAAGCCTTTTCAACTTGTACTTCTCATCTCACAGTTGTCCTGCTCTTCTATGTCAGCTCTATTTTTCAATATATCAGGCCCTTCTCCAGCTACTCACTCAGCAAGGATAGCAAGATTGCCCTTTTTAACAACATACTCTCCCCTTTGTTGAACCCACTGATCTATACCCTCAGAAACAAAGATATGAAGGGGGCACTGCAAAAGAGAATGATGAAGAAAATACCATGAAATTATTGTCTTTACTTTTCAATTGTGCCAGGGAGTAGAACTTGGGGTTTGGAGCAGCTTTAACTAGGGTCCAGAATTTCATGTTATTATGATGGTACAGAAAGGTATCAGGGTTGTATACGAAACactgctgtaaaaataaataaaaaataaaaaaaatctatcatCTAAGTTTTTGGCTGGACACCACCTAAGGTTACATATTTCTGTTTCATATTCGGTGCACTTGAAGATTTGTTTAGAATGTCAGTTGATGCAGGGTTCTGGGGTTATTTGATTGTTGCTAAGATGCCCAATATTTTCTTTTCAGTCAATGCTCCTTTAGCATTTTTCAGCCTCCCTTTCTCCCTTTGATTCCTGATTGGAAAAAGAATCTTGCAAGTTTACCTCATGATGTGTACTCCTGAGCTTTGATGGAAATGCAGGCACTTAGGAAGGATGAAGGATCGAGACTACCACAGCTAATCGGAGTTGTCATAGAAGCGGGGCAGTTGGAATGGCACTTTGTTAAAGTTGGAAACGCCCGGGAGTTGCCTAGCATTGAATTTTGTCATGGTGCATGACAAAATTCCTAGTTGAGAGATTCCAACAATGTTTATGGTGTGGCATAGCTCTTCATTTTCACAAGCCCTATTGTATGGGTGAGAGGGTGAGGTCCTCTTTATTATGCTGACCATTCCCAGTGCCTTTTTACTCAGGATTTCAATAAGGTTCTAATGAAAGTCTAACATAAGTAAGCCTTATTTCACCAAGAGAATGGTAGGTCATAGGGACGACTGGTCCTGTCAATCAGTGACCCAAATAGCTCTGTAAGACTCTTAACCTGGGAATCTCGCAGGGCAAAATGGCCCCAAACTCTTCAAAGTTTCTAAGTGTCCTCACAGTACCTTTATCAACTGTGTTTTCAGTGAAAAATGTCCAAATAATGTGAATCATTAAACTTATACCAGTGGGAttagtttaatgttttgttttttctacACTCCCTTTGGTTCTCCACCACCAGACACCTATATACATGCTGCCACAGTGGGGAGGCCCAACTAGCATGCtcataaatatataaaagcacacactGAAAGATAATAGGACAGTTTGCAATCTTTGACTTACTGCCATGAACTGCAACACAGAGAAAATATACAGTAAGAACTCCCCCTCCCGTTTTGGGTATCCAAGATTTAAAGACAGTTTAAAGGATTCTAATTGGTAAGCCTTGCAGGTATCTCAGTCTTATGTAAATGCCATTTAATGAAAATTTGATATTTAGTGCCATGCTGATACTAAACGTATTTCAGACCATCTTTTCTAAGGATAAATTGAATGTAAAAAGAGCCATGTCAAATCAGACTACAGCACCACTGTAGTGCAGTATCTggctctcacagtgaccagccagatacCTAATGGCAGCCCCCAAGCAGAAGCTGAGTACAGCATTCTCCCAATTTATGATCCCCATCAACTGGCTTTCAAAGGCACAGATGGCTTCTCAGAGCAGAGGCAGAAAGATAGTCATTGTAGCTAGTAGACTTTAACTTTCATTGTAGATTTAACCTTCATTAATTGTTCAGTTGTACCAAACTAACATGGAAATATCTCCCCACTCGGATTTACTGTTCATAAAAAAATGAGAGGTGTTGCATTTTCACTCTTTATTTCTCTGTGCTGTCACTGTAGTCATTGGGGGAGCACAATTAATCTCATTTGTTTGCAGCAAGGCATTTAGTTTTGGAGCACCTGCTTTTTGGGATTCCATGGCAATCAATAACAAGCAATGGTCAGAGACAGTTTAAAATATTCATGTTGCTTCATCATTCCCTGAagtgtgattctctctctctctctctctctttctggtgAATTATATAATAACTCCTCCCCTTCTCTGTGTTTTGCACTGCTGATATTCTATGTTAAGTGGTCTATAAAGCAGTTAATTCTGATATTATCTCAATTCTTGCTGGGGAGtttaaagaagaaagggaaaaaaagtctGACATGATCAGAACTAAGCTTGAACCAACAAGCCATTTCAGTAGTGTTGCCTGTCCTagggaacaccctctcatcagatgtcaagaaaataaacaaatatgtaacttttagaagacatctgaagacagccctgtatagggatttttttcaatgttttatggtttattgtgtttttaatattttgttgggagctgcccagagtggctggagcaacccagtcagatgggtgacatcatcatcattatccacgAAAGTGATATCTTTTACAGGATTTAATGTTGTTCCCAATTTGATAATACTCAGAGAGGCGCTTTAAGTTATATATGGCTGATGTAAATCCATTGGAGGAAGCATAAGTTTTAAATGCTTCTCcctttgtttgtttaattacCCGCCCAactaataaaagtattttttctCTGTCTATAGATAAAAATGATTTACGACGCTAATAAAATGGATGTCAGTAATGAAACTGCTCCATCTGAATTCATCCTTCTGACGTTTTCAAACTGTTATGAATGGTGTTTCCTCCTTTCAGGATTTCTCCTCATCACTTATCTCTTCACACTGTTGGGGAATATTCTCATCATCACACTTGTCTCCATGGAACCGAGCCTTCAaactcccatgtacttcttcctctgTAACCTATCCCTCCTGGACATCTGCCAGACTACAACCACCATTCCTCAGATAATTGTGCACCTGATTTCAGGAAGAAATGCCATCTCATATGAAAGATGCAAGGTGCAACTCTTTTTCTTCATCTTATTCATTGGTACTGAGACCCTTCTGTTGGCTGCCATGGCTTATGATCGTTACGTTGCCATCTGCAATCCTCTCCGCTATAATGTGGTCATGAATTACAAACTCTGTTCCCAACTGGTGTCAGCTTCTTGGTTCACAAGTTCACTCAACACCACAATTCACACCCTTATCACATTCCGCCTGCCTCTTTGTGGTATGAACAAGGTCAACTACTTCTACTTAAAGCACCAAAAGAATACAGTGATAAGATTAAAGGATATCTGCAACAACATAAACTAAGACAACTGACTCAAGAAGAAGTAGATCAATT is a genomic window containing:
- the LOC117057769 gene encoding olfactory receptor 5V1-like; the protein is MDVSNETTPFEFILLAFSNSNEWNFLLSGFLVITYLCTLMGNILIITFVSVEPSLQTPMYFFLSNLSFLDICQTTTTIPQIILHLISGTNAISHERCMMQLFFLVLFIGAEALLLAAMAYDRYVAICNPLRYNVVMNYKLCAQLVSASWFTSSLNATIHTLFTLRLPLCGINKINYFFCDISPLLAISCGDISGNIIAMLAASPVMGIGPGMCVLLSYIHIILRVLKMHSSSGMRKAFSTCTSHLTVVLLFYVSSIFQYIRPFSSYSLSKDSKIALFNNILSPLLNPLIYTLRNKDMKGALQKRMMKKIP